The Rhipicephalus sanguineus isolate Rsan-2018 chromosome 7, BIME_Rsan_1.4, whole genome shotgun sequence genome includes a window with the following:
- the LOC119399939 gene encoding lysophospholipid acyltransferase 7 — MTVALTDIAYVGLLLVSVVAGNFVHRIKEVRHRRVYCTALGAFLVLIVSGRHAVHPCVVSVVNAFIITTFSMKYRAKASFVFCFGYLVFFKYLKLWSTNPPPGITNLVQMMLTLRMAGLAMEQQIIHEQHQEKDTDKQVYEEGDMKPGFWDVIDYAFCYIGVLVGPYYRYRTYRDFLNAPYLDAVDRKGMCLNRVKMVPIYALLWLLFVQFFPPDYFGTEDFYERGLLYKLLYLTPMFIIFRLRIYIGFVLGECVCIMAGLGIYPTESKALPGVGPTDIDALLNVWQGKNSDWEKQEFDYETVHNIDEAQAELSSTMRMGIRSWNRTVQYWLAVYFYKRLPLPKPLRAMLTMTLSAVWHGLEPGYFLCLVTSTAYIVGEEQVEAVVERQRSLVGRLGGRLLLWFCKMQSFTYMLAAFLLLDAGRTWQYYRSVYFLGHAYVAVLLLWRLVAPLHRMPSAKLKQ, encoded by the exons ATGACCGTCGCCTTGACGGACATCGCCTACGTCGGCCTTCTTCTCGTCTCGGTCGTGGCCGGCAACTTTGTGCACCGCATTAAGGAGGTGCGTCACCGCCGGGTCTACTGCACTGCCCTGGGAGCCTTCCTGGTGTTGATCGTGTCCGGTCGGCATGCCGTGCACCCGTGCGTCGTCAGCGTCGTCAACGCTTTCATCATCACCACCTTCTCCATGAA atACCGGGCAAAGGCGAGCTTCGTGTTCTGCTTTGGGTACCTCGTATTCTTCAAGTACCTGAAGCTGTGGAGCACCAATCCGCCACCGGGCATCACCAACCTCGTCCAAATGATGCTCACGCTTCGG ATGGCAGGATTGGCCATGGAACAACAGATCATCCACGAGCAGCACCAGGAAAAGGACACCGACAAGCAGGTGTACGAAGAGGGTGACATGAAGCCTGGCTTTTGGGATGTCATCGACTACGCCTTCTGCTACATTGGTGTGCTCGTGG GGCCGTACTACCGGTACCGGACGTACCGCGACTTCCTGAACGCGCCTTACCTGGACGCGGTCGACCGCAAGGGAATGTGCCTGAACCGTGTCAAGATGGTGCCGATTTACGCTCTGCTCTGGCTGCTGTTCGTCCAGTTCTTCCCGCCTGAC tACTTTGGCACTGAGGACTTCTACGAACGTGGGCTGCTGTACAAGTTGCTGTACCTGACACCCATGTTCATCATCTTTCGGCTACGGATTTACATCGGCTTTGTGCTCGGCGAGTGCGTCTGCATCATGGCCGGTCTTGGCATCTACCCAACTGAATCCAAGGCGTTGCCTGGCGTTGGCCCCACCGACATCGACGCACTGCTGAATGT GTGGCAGGGTAAGAACAGCGACTGGGAGAAGCAAGAGTTTGACTATGAGACCGTGCACAACATCGATGAGGCGCAGGCCGAACTGAGCAGCACGATGCGCATGGGCATCCGCAGCTGGAACCGCACCGTCCAGTACTGGCTGGCCGTCTACTTCTACAAGCGGCTGCCACTGCCCAAGCCACTCCG GGCCATGCTGACGATGACACTCAGCGCCGTCTGGCACGGTCTCGAGCCGGGCTACTTCCTGTGCCTGGTGACCTCGACCGCGTACATAGTGGGCGAGGAGCAGGTCGAGGCCGTGGTGGAGCGACAGCGCTCTCTGGTGGGGCGTCTCGGGGGCCGCCTGCTGCTCTGGTTCTGCAAGATGCAGTCCTTCACGTACATGCTGGCCGCCTTCCTCCTGCTCGATGCCGGCCGCACGTGGCAGTACTACCGCTCCGTCTACTTCCTGGGCCACGCCTACGTCGCTGTGCTCCTGCTGTGGCGGCTCGTCGCGCCGCTTCACCGGATGCCAAGCGCCAAGCTCAAGCAGTAG